One genomic segment of Trichococcus shcherbakoviae includes these proteins:
- the carA gene encoding glutamine-hydrolyzing carbamoyl-phosphate synthase small subunit, producing MKQRRFLVLEDGSCYPGYAFGSEKDAIGEIVFNTGMTGYQETLSDPSYTGQIITFTYPLIGNYGINVDDYEGVLPGLKGMVVHEVAEHPSNFRSTKTLDEALKDFDVPGIYGVDTRSITKKIRNAGVMRGTMVSNADNLDAIVASLKAYVLPVDEIQLNSTKEIKIFAGEGPRVVLLDFGFKDNILAELLKRGCEVILAPWNTSADEILAFNPAGIMLSNGPGDPTSVPEAIETIKQLIAQENLPMFGICLGHQLISLAGGATTYKMKFGHRGANHPVKDLTTGKISLTSQNHGYAVDEDSLSQTDLVATHRALNDGTNEGVKHKTKPVFSVQYHPEAAPGPHDANYLFDHFVNMMKAVQGGKQHA from the coding sequence ATGAAACAACGTAGATTTTTAGTTTTAGAAGATGGCAGCTGCTATCCAGGATATGCTTTCGGATCAGAAAAAGATGCAATCGGGGAGATCGTATTCAACACAGGGATGACAGGTTACCAAGAAACTTTGTCAGATCCTTCCTACACAGGCCAAATCATCACTTTCACGTATCCGTTGATCGGCAACTACGGCATCAACGTAGACGACTATGAAGGTGTGCTTCCGGGCTTGAAAGGGATGGTCGTGCATGAAGTGGCGGAACATCCAAGCAACTTCCGCTCCACCAAAACATTGGATGAAGCTTTGAAGGACTTTGATGTACCAGGAATCTACGGCGTGGACACACGCAGCATCACCAAAAAAATCCGTAACGCCGGCGTTATGCGCGGCACAATGGTAAGCAATGCGGACAACTTGGATGCGATTGTTGCATCATTGAAAGCCTACGTATTACCGGTTGACGAAATCCAATTGAATTCAACAAAAGAAATCAAAATATTTGCGGGTGAAGGCCCACGCGTCGTCTTGCTTGACTTCGGATTCAAAGACAACATCCTTGCAGAATTATTGAAAAGAGGCTGCGAAGTCATTCTGGCTCCTTGGAACACAAGCGCAGACGAAATTCTAGCTTTCAATCCTGCCGGCATCATGTTGAGCAATGGACCTGGAGATCCGACATCCGTTCCGGAAGCAATCGAAACGATCAAGCAATTGATCGCGCAGGAAAACTTGCCGATGTTCGGTATTTGCTTAGGCCACCAGCTGATCTCATTAGCCGGCGGTGCGACAACCTACAAAATGAAATTCGGTCACCGCGGCGCAAATCATCCGGTGAAGGATCTTACAACCGGAAAAATCAGCCTGACGAGCCAAAATCATGGCTACGCCGTGGATGAAGATAGCCTGAGCCAAACAGACTTGGTCGCAACTCACCGCGCCTTGAACGACGGCACGAACGAAGGCGTCAAACACAAAACCAAACCGGTCTTCTCGGTTCAATACCATCCGGAAGCAGCGCCCGGACCGCACGATGCCAATTACTTGTTTGATCATTTTGTAAATATGATGAAAGCAGTCCAAGGAGGAAAACAACATGCCTAA
- a CDS encoding histidine phosphatase family protein, translating into MRHGETYLNKYNRMQGWSDTPLTPRGRRDVMRSGAGLGDVKFDAVYCSDLRRTFETAQIILKENQHADHLKVVAMPEFREIFFGSFEGLDASETWGNLNKFLGSADGEPNYDAHRSVIEELNGLKEMDPYHEAEDYMTFWLRVERGLIKLISEHRDSERNILIVSHGMTIRNMIHAVIPDFSIDRHLDNASISVVRYEDGFYHLDLYNGTDHFVDDFTPGDEQEPEVHKVTPADKVEEDVK; encoded by the coding sequence ATGCGACACGGAGAAACTTATCTGAATAAATACAATCGGATGCAAGGCTGGTCCGACACACCACTGACGCCCAGAGGCAGACGCGACGTCATGAGAAGCGGAGCAGGCTTGGGCGATGTCAAGTTCGATGCGGTCTACTGCAGCGACTTGAGAAGGACATTTGAAACAGCACAGATCATTTTGAAGGAAAACCAGCATGCCGACCATTTGAAAGTGGTGGCCATGCCCGAATTCAGGGAGATTTTCTTTGGCTCTTTTGAAGGGCTGGATGCGAGCGAAACCTGGGGGAACCTGAATAAATTCCTCGGAAGCGCGGATGGTGAGCCGAATTATGATGCCCACCGCTCCGTCATCGAAGAATTGAACGGATTGAAAGAAATGGATCCTTACCACGAAGCGGAAGATTACATGACTTTCTGGCTGCGCGTCGAACGAGGCTTGATCAAGCTGATCAGCGAGCACCGCGATTCCGAAAGAAACATTCTGATCGTTTCCCACGGGATGACGATCCGCAACATGATCCATGCCGTCATTCCTGATTTCTCGATCGACCGCCATCTGGATAATGCCAGCATTTCGGTCGTCCGCTATGAGGATGGCTTCTATCACTTGGATCTCTACAACGGCACCGATCATTTTGTCGATGACTTCACGCCTGGCGATGAGCAGGAGCCGGAAGTCCATAAAGTGACGCCTGCCGATAAAGTCGAAGAGGACGTCAAATAA
- a CDS encoding fructose-1,6-bisphosphatase has protein sequence MITKDKYLRLLAKEYPTAAKTVTEIINLEAIMNLPKATEHFISDLHGEYDAVQHVLRNGSGNVKEKIREIFQGRLSTREMNQLATIVYYPEDKIDMIVDSLDSEEEINEFYSLTLLRITELCAFTVSKYTRSKVRKAIPADYAYIIEELLFKDTIMTNKEDYYEKIIKTVISLDRATELIAAISHVIQRLVVDHLHVVGDIYDRGPFPDKIIDTFMDGHELDIQWGNHDVLWMGAASGSVACMANVIRISARYNNLEIIEDAYGISLRPLITFAEMVYKEDRYEPFMPKINTEDENKIFPEELRQIAKMNQAISIIQFKLEGEIIKRHPEFDMADRMVLDFIDYEKGTVKLDGKEYPLLCDYFPTVDPADPYRLTEEEILVVERLMTGFQNSERLQKHVQFLLSKGSMYLSYNDNLLFHGCVPLNPDGSFMEMAIANVKYSGKALLDKYEEVLRRGYLNREATKHNIRSLDLIWYLWEGKASSLFGKDKMTTFERLYCADKETHVEKKNLYYEQRDNVELSYKILKEFGLDPKKGHIINGHTPVKEKIGENPLKADGKLIVIDGGFSKAYQNTTGLAGYTLLYNSFGMQLVSHQPFTSRQDAIENEKDIVSTRRIVDKELERKTVRQTDVGKRLTQQVIDLQQLLRAYKSGEIVEDLLSDK, from the coding sequence ATGATAACGAAAGACAAGTATCTTCGATTGCTGGCAAAAGAATATCCGACAGCAGCAAAAACTGTAACCGAAATCATCAACTTGGAAGCCATCATGAACTTGCCGAAAGCAACCGAGCACTTCATCAGCGACCTGCACGGGGAATACGATGCCGTGCAGCATGTACTCAGGAATGGATCCGGGAACGTCAAAGAAAAAATCCGGGAAATTTTCCAAGGGAGACTGAGCACCCGCGAGATGAATCAGCTTGCGACGATCGTCTATTACCCGGAAGACAAAATCGATATGATCGTGGACAGCCTGGATTCCGAAGAGGAAATCAATGAATTTTATTCGTTGACCTTACTGCGCATCACGGAATTGTGCGCCTTCACCGTTTCGAAATACACACGCTCGAAAGTCAGAAAGGCAATCCCGGCCGATTATGCCTATATCATCGAAGAGCTGCTTTTCAAAGACACGATTATGACGAACAAAGAGGATTATTACGAAAAAATCATCAAAACAGTCATTTCCCTGGACCGCGCGACAGAGCTGATCGCTGCCATTTCGCATGTCATCCAACGCCTTGTGGTCGACCACCTGCATGTAGTCGGGGACATCTACGACCGAGGCCCATTCCCTGACAAAATCATCGATACCTTCATGGATGGCCACGAGTTGGATATCCAATGGGGCAACCATGATGTCCTCTGGATGGGTGCCGCGAGCGGGTCAGTAGCCTGTATGGCCAATGTCATCCGCATCTCGGCCCGTTACAACAACCTTGAAATTATCGAGGATGCTTATGGCATCTCCTTGCGTCCGTTGATCACGTTCGCGGAAATGGTCTACAAAGAGGATCGCTATGAACCGTTCATGCCGAAAATCAACACCGAGGACGAAAACAAAATCTTCCCGGAAGAACTTCGTCAAATCGCTAAAATGAATCAAGCCATTTCGATCATCCAATTCAAGCTCGAAGGGGAAATCATCAAACGCCACCCTGAATTCGACATGGCCGATCGGATGGTGCTAGACTTCATCGATTACGAAAAGGGAACCGTGAAGTTGGATGGGAAAGAATATCCGCTGCTGTGCGATTATTTCCCGACAGTCGATCCAGCTGATCCGTACCGCTTGACCGAAGAGGAAATTCTGGTTGTCGAGAGACTCATGACCGGTTTCCAGAATTCCGAAAGACTGCAGAAGCATGTTCAGTTCCTTCTCAGTAAAGGCAGCATGTATTTGAGCTACAACGACAATCTGTTGTTCCACGGCTGCGTGCCGCTGAATCCGGATGGCAGCTTCATGGAGATGGCGATCGCAAACGTCAAGTACAGCGGCAAAGCCCTCCTGGACAAATACGAGGAAGTGTTGCGCAGAGGTTACCTGAACCGCGAAGCAACGAAACACAACATCCGTAGCCTGGATCTGATCTGGTATTTGTGGGAAGGAAAAGCTTCTTCCTTGTTCGGCAAGGACAAGATGACGACTTTCGAGCGTCTCTATTGTGCCGACAAAGAAACTCATGTTGAGAAGAAAAACCTGTATTACGAGCAGCGCGACAATGTGGAACTGTCCTACAAAATACTGAAGGAATTCGGACTGGATCCGAAAAAAGGCCATATCATCAATGGTCACACGCCAGTTAAAGAAAAGATCGGCGAGAATCCGTTGAAGGCGGACGGCAAACTGATCGTCATCGACGGCGGCTTCTCGAAAGCCTACCAGAATACGACAGGGCTGGCCGGCTATACGCTGCTGTACAACTCCTTCGGAATGCAGTTGGTTTCGCACCAGCCGTTCACTTCCCGACAGGATGCCATCGAAAACGAAAAGGACATCGTTTCGACCCGACGCATCGTCGACAAGGAATTGGAGCGCAAGACGGTAAGGCAGACGGATGTCGGCAAGAGGCTGACCCAACAAGTCATTGATCTGCAGCAGCTGCTGCGCGCCTACAAATCCGGTGAAATCGTCGAAGATCTGCTCAGCGACAAATAG
- the smpB gene encoding SsrA-binding protein SmpB: MPKGEGKVLAQNRKASHDYIILDTIEAGMVLTGTEIKSVRKAKINLKDGYASIRNGEVFLQNVHISPFEQGNIFNHDPLRTRKLLLHKKQIKYLIEETKTTGVTLVPLRVYLKNGVAKVLIGLAKGKKSYDKRDALKQKDMKREIDRAMKER; this comes from the coding sequence ATGCCAAAAGGCGAAGGAAAAGTTTTAGCGCAGAACAGAAAAGCCAGCCATGATTACATCATCCTCGACACGATAGAAGCCGGGATGGTGCTGACCGGAACGGAAATCAAATCCGTCCGCAAAGCGAAAATCAACCTGAAGGACGGCTACGCAAGCATCCGGAACGGGGAAGTATTTCTTCAGAATGTGCATATCAGCCCGTTCGAACAGGGCAATATCTTCAACCATGATCCGCTGCGCACCAGGAAATTATTGCTGCACAAGAAGCAGATCAAGTACCTGATCGAGGAGACTAAGACGACCGGTGTTACGCTGGTGCCGTTGAGGGTCTACCTCAAGAATGGCGTCGCAAAAGTGCTCATCGGACTCGCAAAAGGGAAGAAGAGCTATGACAAGCGTGACGCATTGAAGCAAAAGGATATGAAACGCGAAATCGACAGAGCGATGAAAGAAAGATAA